Proteins encoded together in one Raphanus sativus cultivar WK10039 unplaced genomic scaffold, ASM80110v3 Scaffold1771, whole genome shotgun sequence window:
- the LOC130504736 gene encoding uncharacterized protein LOC130504736, translating to METLSIPAAAWFSSGAITPPPNARLSPPYFTRKPSSKNSRRLSAFNAASRSSVSELVGEDVLQMFLKDREENGDFISKVSDRLWLREVLESIDLSSSGASSAVVGLEDSQQRLVDGADYDEDDESGFLKLKPTQEWIVGETDSAPMNRKALAKALRDDSERRMKLNFLKYEALKRELMYLSIVIGTGCSGYCLLALSPQAAVSYGVGVLFSCLYLQLLYGYADGVSREDVPNIFLKKKTKKIGIRSEDLEDFVKRTIRGSGMALSSPRLVIPAAIYALWILSHKYFQNDVFDFQIVPAMVGLFVYKAAALVQVYRDNQDLQFIFPDDL from the exons ATGGAGACTCTCTCAATCCCCGCCGCTGCTTGGTTTTCCAGCGGCGCCATTACTCCTCCTCCGAACGCGAGGCTTTCTCCGCCTTACTTCACTCGGAAACCGTCGAGCAAAAATTCCCGACGACTGTCCGCTTTTAACGCCGCTTCTCGCTCCTCAG TGAGTGAGCTTGTGGGGGAGGATGTGCTACAGATGTTCTTGAAAGACAGAGAAGAAAACGGAGATTTCATTTCTAAAGTCTCTGATCGGCTCTGGTTAAGGGAGGTTCTAGAATCTATTGATCTCAGCTCTAGTGGTGCTTCTTCAGCTGTTGTTGGACTTGAAGATAGTCAG CAGAGGTTGGTAGATGGTGCAGAttatgatgaggatgatgaaaGCGGTTTCTTGAAACTTAAACCCACCCAAGAATGGATTGTTGGGGAAACTGATTCCGCCCCCATGAATAGGAAAGCTCTAGCTAAG GCATTACGGGATGATAGCGAGCGGAGGATGAAACTTAACTTTCTGAAATATGAAGCT cTGAAGCGTGAACTGATGTACCTGTCAATTGTTATTGGAACCGGGTGCAGCGGATACTGCTTACTAGCTTTATCACCCCAG GCTGCAGTTAGTTATGGAGTTGGAGTTCTTTTCAG TTGCTTGTACCTTCAGCTTTTGTACGGATACGCAGATGGTGTTTCACGTGAAGATGTTCCTAATATCTTCCTGAAAAAGAAGACTAAAAA AATCGGGATAAGAAGTGAAGACCTTGAAGACTTTGTAAAGAGAACGATCCGGGGCAGTGGAATGGCACTCTCTTCCCCACGTCTAGTGATCCCAGCTGCAATCTATGCTCTGTGGATTCTCTCGCATAAGTACTTTCAGAATGACGTCTTCGACTTCCAG ATAGTTCCAGCCATGGTTGGTTTGTTTGTATACAAAGCTGCAGCTCTGGTTCAAGTGTACAGAGACAACCAAGATCTTCAGTTCATTTTCCCAGACGATCTTTGA